The Mycobacterium sp. 3519A genome contains a region encoding:
- a CDS encoding YihY/virulence factor BrkB family protein, with translation MNPVERITRRVDCWQQRHPVVAVPVAVVKKFGDDEAGNLVALLTYYGFLATFPLLLAFTAVLGVALRRYPELHAKLVNSAFAEFPIVGGQIHQQLGVERFSGTSFALTAGVLVAVFGGRGFAHALQNTLNTVWAVPKTDRPGLLPRYLRTLTLLLLLGSIVIVTGAASTSAATATSLGFGGLPARLVSFTVGAVLGFAFFLALFRVAAAGQVPTRNLLLSAAVSAVGWQVLLILAGYVVAHQLRHAQAIAGLFGAVLGLLAWLALQATVIVYAIEIDVVRVKRLWPRSIVQPPLTKADEAYYTDRLRAETQRPEQQLDIEYDRQPADPR, from the coding sequence ATGAATCCGGTAGAGCGAATCACACGTCGGGTCGACTGCTGGCAGCAGCGCCACCCCGTGGTTGCCGTGCCCGTCGCGGTGGTGAAGAAGTTCGGCGACGACGAGGCAGGCAACCTCGTCGCCCTGCTGACGTACTACGGGTTCCTCGCCACCTTCCCGCTGCTGCTGGCGTTCACCGCCGTGCTGGGAGTGGCGCTGCGCAGATATCCGGAGTTGCACGCGAAACTGGTCAACTCGGCGTTCGCCGAGTTCCCGATCGTCGGCGGCCAGATTCACCAACAACTCGGTGTCGAGAGATTCAGCGGCACCAGCTTTGCGCTGACAGCCGGAGTGCTCGTCGCGGTATTCGGCGGCCGCGGTTTCGCCCATGCCCTGCAGAACACCTTGAACACGGTGTGGGCCGTGCCCAAGACCGACCGCCCCGGCTTGTTGCCGCGTTACCTGCGGACGCTGACCCTGCTGCTGCTGCTCGGATCCATCGTCATCGTCACCGGCGCCGCAAGCACGTCGGCGGCGACCGCGACGTCGCTCGGGTTCGGCGGCCTGCCCGCACGGCTCGTCAGTTTCACGGTCGGCGCGGTGCTGGGCTTCGCGTTCTTCCTCGCGCTGTTTCGGGTGGCCGCCGCGGGACAGGTGCCGACCAGGAATCTGCTGCTGAGCGCCGCGGTCAGCGCAGTCGGCTGGCAGGTGCTGCTGATACTCGCGGGATACGTTGTCGCACACCAACTTCGGCATGCGCAGGCGATCGCGGGTCTGTTCGGTGCCGTGCTTGGCCTGCTCGCCTGGCTCGCGCTGCAGGCCACGGTGATCGTGTACGCGATCGAAATCGACGTGGTCCGCGTCAAGCGGCTGTGGCCGAGAAGTATCGTCCAGCCGCCGCTGACCAAAGCCGACGAGGCGTACTACACCGACAGACTGCGCGCCGAAACGCAGCGGCCGGAGCAACAACTCGACATCGAATACGACAGGCAGCCCGCCGATCCGCGCTAG